The DNA region GTCGGTTAGCTGCGCGACTGTCGTCGCCGGAACGCATTGGTCAGCTGGGTGACTGTCGGCAATCCACTCAGGCCGCCATCGGTCTGGTACACCCGGCACGCCAACACTCTCGCCGGCACCGCATCGTCAAAGGCGTCTGTGCCGTCGATGAGGATGGTTGGAGAGCCTGCGAACGGCAAGGCCGCCGCCTCTTCGTCGGTAGTGACCCGCCGATACGCGATCTCGACGTCGGCAAATCCTGCTGCTGCTGCTGCCGCACGGGTACCGGCTTCCTGCCAATTCGGGCACCCGTCGAAATAAACAACCTCCACTCTCATCTGACTGAGTGTGCAACACGTGAAGAGTCGGCAAAGGCTTCAGATTCCTCCATGCGGATCGTGTCCGCACGATTCCTGCTTGTTTTCTCGGTTGTAGAGAAATAGAGACAGCGCTACGCGACCACATTGCGGTCACATAGCGCCAGGTCGCGGTGTCTCGTTTCTTGTCTCACACCGCGTGTCTCAGATCCGCGTTGTCGGAGGCCAATGAGACGGTGTTGGCTGTGACTACGACTCTCGGGTACGCCCGCGTCAGCACCATGGGTCAAGAACTCGACGCCCAGCGCGCCGCCTTGACCGCAGCTGGCGTCGAGACGGGCCGGATCTTCACCGACAAACTCTCTGGCTCAGCCAAGACGAAGCGCCCAGGACTTGCAGCAATGCTCGATTACGCACGAGCCGGTGACACCGCCGTTGTAGCCGCCATCGACCGACTTGGACGTTCGGTCGCCGAAGTCACC from Mycobacterium sp. DL includes:
- a CDS encoding alkylmercury lyase, whose protein sequence is MRVEVVYFDGCPNWQEAGTRAAAAAAGFADVEIAYRRVTTDEEAAALPFAGSPTILIDGTDAFDDAVPARVLACRVYQTDGGLSGLPTVTQLTNAFRRRQSRS